A genomic window from Silene latifolia isolate original U9 population chromosome 11, ASM4854445v1, whole genome shotgun sequence includes:
- the LOC141611209 gene encoding NADH dehydrogenase [ubiquinone] iron-sulfur protein 8, mitochondrial-like, whose product MAGILARRSILGLRSSHLALSGQALERYSQYGARSYATKHSFSTPKDDEEREQLAREISKDWSSVFERSINTLFLTEMVRGLSLTLKYFFEPKVTINYPFEKGPLSPRFRGEHALRRYPTGEERCIACKLCEAVCPAQAITIEAEAREDGSRRTTRYDIDMTKCIYCGFCQEACPVDAIVEGPNFEFATETHEELLYDKEKLLENGDRWETEIAENLRSESLYR is encoded by the exons ATGGCGGGGATATTAGCTCGGAGGTCTATTCTAGGTCTTCGTTCTTCTCACCTC GCTTTAAGTGGACAGGCTTTGGAACGATACAGCCAGTATGGGGCAAGATCGTATGCTACCAAACATTCGTTCTCAACCCCTAAAG ATGATGAAGAAAGGGAACAGTTAGCAAGGGAGATCTCGAAGGATTGGAGTTCTG TTTTTGAGAGAAGCATTAATACTTTGTTTCTAACTGAGATGGTTCGAGGATTATCCTTGACTCTGAAGTACTTCTTCGAGCCAAAAGTGACT ATCAATTATCCATTTGAAAAAGGTCCCTTGAGCCCTCGTTTTCGTGGAGAACATGCTCTCCGCCGTTATCCAACTGGAGAAGAGCGTTGCATTGCCTGTAAACTCTGTGAAGCT GTGTGCCCAGCACAGGCAATAACTATTGAGGCAGAAGCAAGGGAAGATGGTAGCCGCAGGACAACCAG GTATGACATTGATATGACGAAGTGCATTTACTGTGGATTCTGCCAAGAGGCATGTCCCGTTGATGCTATTGTTGAAGGACCAAACTTCGAATTTGCGACAGAAACTCACGAG GAGCTTCTGTATGACAAGGAGAAACTGCTTGAGAATGGGGATCGATGGGAAACTGAAATTGCAGAAAACTTGAGGTCTGAAAGTTTGTATCGGTGA
- the LOC141611205 gene encoding transcription termination factor MTERF2, chloroplastic, whose translation MLTYHTHLHFHHHISAINHHHRHHHRHTKPFTTSSLQPHPETPKSTTQNPNSQNPNSQILRTHNSKSSSLLLNPQTRPQNDTVSLSEQEKDAILQLSLVRKRPPQFPGSIYTRPPHGNDLSTPALNTLLREGEDDEEMLIRAVEIRRKVALEIFIEVMVRKGKFGITYSTNLSNRISGFIDLVMIEAALMKKDPEFSRLSFNARARCFIEESKVVPLIRWLKHNSLSYPQIATLISVSKGNMGSIMARAEWLKSVHVKGRSIGIVFLRVGETIVRRSIEELDEIVSYLESKGVRKDWMGYVLSRCAELLAFEMKELETRVSFYTDMGMNDHDFGTMVYDYPKVLGYFTLEEMKQKVNYLKDFGLNNEDVGRLLAFKPQLMACGIEERFKPLLKFFYYLGVNKDGVRKILVVKPVVFCVDLETTIVPKVQFLLDMGIKEDAVGRMLVKFPPLLTYSLYKKIRPVVVFLLTKAGVTQKNIAKVVASAPELLGCSIANKLDGNVKYYLSLGIRLHQLGSMIADFPMLLRYNTELFRPKYRYLRRTMVRPLQDLIEFPRYFSYSLEEKIIPRHKVLVENRVNFKLRYMLATSDEDFHQRVQAAIEKRQNFESGIFRPGMEDVENDDENDNQIETDISSDDAVSTTNLTDD comes from the exons ATGCTAACTTACCACACTCACTTACACTTCCACCACCACATCTCCGCCAtaaaccaccaccaccgccaccaccaccgccacaccAAACCCTTCACAACTTCCTCCCTCCAACCCCACCCAGAAACCCCCAAATCAACAACCCAGAATcccaattcccaaaaccctaattcccaaattctCCGTACCCACAACTCCAaatcctcctctctcctcctaaACCCCCAAACCCGCCCTCAAAACGACACCGTTTCGCTCTCAGAACAAGAAAAAGATGCAATCTTGCAACTTTCTTTAGTAAGAAAACGACCACCTCAATTTCCCGGGTCAATTTATACTCGACCACCTCATGGAAATGACCTTTCTACCCCTGCGTTAAATACCCTTTTGAGGGAAGGTGAGGATGATGAGGAAATGTTGATTAGAGCTGTTGAAATTAGGAGGAAAGTTGCTTTGGAAATTTTTATTGAGGTTATGGTTAGGAAGGGTAAATTTGGTATTACTTATTCTACTAATTTGAGTAATAGGATTAGTGGGTTTATTGATTTGGTTATGATTGAAGCTGCTTTGATGAAAAAAGATCCCGAATTTTCGAGACTTTCGTTTAATGCTCGTGCTAGGTGTTTTATTGAGGAGTCTAAAGTTGTTCCTCTTATAAG GTGGTTGAAACACAATTCTTTGTCATACCCTCAGATTGCGACACTCATATCTGTATCGAAGGGAAATATGGGATCAATAATGGCGCGTGCAGAATGGTTAAAGTCAGTTCATGTGAAGGGAAGGAGTATAGGAATCGTGTTCTTGAGGGTAGGGGAGACCATTGTTAGGCGTAGCATTGAAGAACTGGATGAAATTGTttcatatcttgagagcaaaggTGTGAGAAAGGATTGGATGGGTTATGTACTAAGCAGATGTGCAGAATTATTAGCTTTTGAAATGAAAGAATTGGAAACTCGGGTCAGCTTTTATACAGACATGGGCATGAATGATCACGATTTTGGGACAATGGTGTATGATTATCCCAAAGTGCTTGGCTATTTTACTTTAGAGGAAATGAAGCAGAAG GTAAACTATCTTAAGGATTTCGGACTTAATAATGAAGATGTTGGAAGACTGTTGGCATTTAAGCCTCAACTAATGGCCTGTGGCATTGAGGAACGATTTAAACCCCTTCTCAAGTTCTTCTACTATCTCGGGGTTAATAAAGATGGCGTGAGAAAAATTCTTGTTGTCAAACCAGTAGTGTTCTGTGTGGACCTGGAAACAACTATTGTTCCAAAG GTACAATTTCTGCTGGACATGGGTATAAAAGAAGATGCCGTTGGTCGCATGCTTGTCAAGTTTCCGCCGTTGCTGACGTACAGCTTATACAAGAAAATTCGTCCAGTG GTTGTGTTTTTATTGACAAAAGCTGGAGTCACTCAGAAAAATATAGCAAAGGTGGTAGCTTCGGCACCTGAACTATTAGGATGTAGCATTGCAAACAAGTTGGATGGAAATGTGAAATATTATTTGTCCCTTGGTATTAGACTTCATCAATTAGGTAGCATGATTGCAGATTTTCCAATGCTTCTACGTTACAACACAGAACTTTTCCGCCCCAAGTATCGCTACCTACGGAGAACTATGGTCCGCCCGTTGCAGGATCTTATTGAATTTCCAAG GTATTTCAGCTACTCCCTGGAAGAAAAAATCATACCAAGACACAAGGTGTTGGTGGAAAACCGGGTAAACTTCAAACTTCGGTATATGTTGGCTACTTCTGATGAAGACTTCCATCAACGAGTTCAGGCTGCCATTGAAAAACGACAGAATTTTGAATCAGGCATTTTCAGACCAGGCATGGAGGATGTAGAAAATGACGATGAGAATGATAACCAGATTGAAACTGACATTAGTTCTGATGACGCTGTTTCTACTACTAATCTTACCGATGACTAA